The DNA segment attttaattcagttaattatttataattaattaagttaattatttataattattcagTTATGAATGGATTTTGGGTAAGTGTGTGTTTCAGAAATACAATAAATGCTGAAAGTTATGATTAGCTAGTTTTTTCAGTGGTAATATGTGTAATTAATTAGTTAGTTTAAGGGTaagtttatatttgtatttcagttttaatagaatatatttttttaaagtattgtACTTGAGTGGTATACGTGAAAAATGAAgataattttgagaaaattttaatttttagtttcctaattaattttatgaaattggTTTTTATGAAATTGTGATTAGTTAATGCTATAAcaagttaaaatttattagatGGATACATTAATTaagattattatttaaaattatttagttaTGAAATGGATTTAGGAAAGTatgttttaaattcaaaaatacaataaatgcTTAAATTTAGGATTAGTTAATTTTTCAGTAGTAATAGATGTAACTAAATAGTTTGTTTTAAGGATTAGTTTATATTTGTACTTAAgttgtaataaaaaatatatatatatatgtctattttctttaaattgagGTTATCTGAATATACATTTaaactaactttaaaaataaaactttaaactaacctccaaaatatttgaaaatgttgAGTTTGTCATTTAAGTAAATGATTGAACTTGGCTATGATCAAAATTgataattttcatttaaatttttattatcttttttttatagaacaacttaaatatatgatttagttGTAGAGAGAATCAGGTATctgttaatttattatgtttttcagGAAATGTTTGGTGTAATAACATTAGTTtattcgtaaaaaaaaattagtttaatgaagttaaaggatcattgaaaatttcaaacaaaaaaattagaagcGATATAATATTTTGCCCGTCTGTTATattcaatgttttgaaaaccggacTGGACATTGACTCAACATTGTAACTGGGTCAATGGTCGGACCGGTCCAATTTCTTCAACCAGatttaaattaatcaaatatatagaatctataattataaaattatttttacaaaatgttATATCATTATTAGAATCTAACTAAAATtgatacataaataaaataaaaacttaaaaaatagtataaaaatataatgaaaactaatttatttagaaagatatttttaaaaatatgatttttaattaaatattcttaaatttgcagttttttttttaatttgaatatgaGAACACTGAATTTTAATATTGAACCAGATTACCAGTTTTACCGAGTTCGACCATTTTTTACCAAATTTGCCAGTTTAACTCAAATCCGATTTTTATTACAATCTAAAATCGGTTAGAAGAGCGAGTCACGGTCCAACCGGTCAATCTGGTATAGTTTTCAAAATACTCGTTATATTCGTTACTGATGGCCTGACTGCCATCAACCCTTAAAAAGACAAGGTTTATTTGTAACTAGATTTGTAGTTGTGTAGTGGATGCCATTAATAATAATGACATGATGTTTTATTCGAGATTAGATTTGTAGTTGATGCCATTAATGGCAATGATATCATGCTTTTCTTTATGCTAAATTTGGTGGTGGTGATATCTCTATAGTACAGTCCAACCATTTATTCTACTAATCTTCTTCATACATAGAAAAGCAGTAAAATATTCCACTAGATACGCAATGCTCTTAGTTATTttagtcttcttttttttttttgaaataattgcTCATTTTACCTACTTATTATGGAGCAAGAAGGCACGTAGATTGCGTACGATTATTGAGTAATTAACGGAAAAGTTATCTGGACACACACAGTTTTACTAACCATTTAACTTTCCGTACAATGATTGACGTCTGCTGTTATTACTTTTGGGAACCAATCTAATCCACGATTcaagaatattaaatatattcaaaGATTTTATACCATAAACCATAAATTGAAAATTCACTAATATTGTATGAATACTTTTAACATTCTTCTTCCTTTCGTCcaaaaccatatatatacaaaacatacGTATTGTGTTGGAATTCCAAGTATAAACGTACTTTTTAAAAACACAAGCCACAAGCGTAACATAGAGATAGTTTCAATGGTTGAAAAACTTTAATCTCACAGCACAATGAAGGAGAGATATACTCCCCATGGAGTAAGTAGTAGTACCTGTCTATTTCAGACACGGTAAAGTTTAATGATCTGATCGATCTTGGCACGACAAACCGGACATCCCCATTTCTTGGCTTTGATCTCGGTCAAGCAAGACATGCATCCTGCGACATGTCCACACGGTACACAAACAGCTTCAGATGGAGCGTCAAGACATATGGAACACTGTCCAGAGCTTCCGTCATCTTTCTTTTCACCATCTGTTGAAGCTGGaagggaagaaggagatgggACATCGACAGGTGTTGAATCGATTGTTGGGTAATGAATAGGACCTTCCTCTACGGTTTCCATATCCTCATCTGCCAATGGAGGAGCTGATGGTGAAGGTTCATGGACAGTGACGCTTTCATGGCTATTGAAACCAGATGTGCTTGCTTTTCCTGAGGGAGTAGGAGTAGGAGGAAGAGGTGCAGATGATGAGCTTGCTTCACCTATGGAATGGTGATTGATATCTGGTGTGTCACTCATAGCAGGATGAAGTGGTGGCGCAGAAGGTGCAGTTTGGAGAAAGACTGGGGGATGCGCTGGCTGTATAAACCAAATGATGAGTAAATGAAACAAGAGACCTCTATAAATCCAAATGGCTAATGTATTTGATATTACCTGGGGAATCCCTTTACATGCATCACAAAACCACTTAAGCTGTTGTCCGTCACCTTCAATCGAGGGCGCCAGTTTAAGACGTGTTTCTGTAAGAAAGACAATACAAactttacatgtttctacttcacttaaaacataatttctatAATGCAAGTAACGGATAAACAGAGACATCGATTTTAGATACTTTCTTTGCAAGTTTCAAAACATGGAGGTagaagaaaattaaagatgtgAACTAAGGATCGGTAGCTAGCAACTAAACAGTGTAGACTTACGCCTAACTACTTGAGGCCTACGTCTCCCATGGGAGGCGCAGGCCCTTCGTCTTTGCCTCCTGCGGCTTGGGACTATCCACCAGCATAAAGTTCAATCATGATCCACAAAAACAAAGAGGTTGCATGTCAACAACATATAAAAAGTAGCAAGAAATTACTTGTGGAGTTATCGACAATCATCACTGAAGTATCAGACTGCTTCCCTTTTGGTTCCTCCAAATTTGCTTTCCACAAGGGCATCACTGTGCGTGGCTGTGCATCCTGATTACATCATAACAGTTTAGAAGCAGATAAACGATAAATCCAACACTTAAAAAGTGAAACATCCTGATATAAATGATCAACGGACCTGCAGACTAGCATACACAACCAGCTCCAACTTGAAAGGCTTTGCAGGGTTTCTTGAACCAGTTGGTACGATGACTACCCATctgcaaaaatattaaaattcctCAGATTTCAGGGAAAAAGACAAGTCTACAAGAACAGATTTAGCTGCATGTGAAACAAAATCAATACACGAAAAAGGGATGGGGACTAATAATAAGGGTAAAGATTAATGGATACACTCACACTCTTCTTGAAAGAAGCTGAGGAGCAAATAAATCAAGAATGGCAGGTCCGTAAAATTCACGCATCCAACCAGAGAACAAGCAGATGTGACTCTACAGAATCCAGAACCCAAAACTGAGCACATCTTACGAATGATCAAGGAGGGAGGGTATCAGAAAACATACCTCAATTGCACGAACAACATTACTGAACCCTTTGACTCTAGCGACCTCAAGTGGAGTTTGACAATCATCATTAAGAACAAGTGGGTTTGCTGCCAAACAATCAACAATGTCGAATAAGATAAAGACAGCAACAAATATATCCTAAAAATCACACTGACCAAGCCGTAGAATGAAAGTAAAAACATACCACCGTGTGAAAGAAGTAGCTTAACAGTGTTCTCAAGACCTCTTTTAGCAGCATGGTGCAGAGGAGTCCCTGCATGGCGAGCTGATGATACATACCAACACGAAGATAAAGACCACATTAGCTAAA comes from the Brassica napus cultivar Da-Ae chromosome A7, Da-Ae, whole genome shotgun sequence genome and includes:
- the LOC106357895 gene encoding putative E3 ubiquitin-protein ligase XBAT35 isoform X2, whose protein sequence is MGQQQSKGELLFQQVSYGNAEGIRSLRREGADLEWMDREGKTPLIMACMNSELYDVAKTLIELGANVNAYRPARHAGTPLHHAAKRGLENTVKLLLSHGANPLVLNDDCQTPLEVARVKGFSNVVRAIESHICLFSGWMREFYGPAILDLFAPQLLSRRVWVVIVPTGSRNPAKPFKLELVVYASLQDAQPRTVMPLWKANLEEPKGKQSDTSVMIVDNSTKTRLKLAPSIEGDGQQLKWFCDACKGIPQPAHPPVFLQTAPSAPPLHPAMSDTPDINHHSIGEASSSSAPLPPTPTPSGKASTSGFNSHESVTVHEPSPSAPPLADEDMETVEEGPIHYPTIDSTPVDVPSPSSLPASTDGEKKDDGSSGQCSICLDAPSEAVCVPCGHVAGCMSCLTEIKAKKWGCPVCRAKIDQIIKLYRV
- the LOC106357895 gene encoding putative E3 ubiquitin-protein ligase XBAT35 isoform X1, which gives rise to MGQQQSKGELLFQQVSYGNAEGIRSLRREGADLEWMDREGKTPLIMACMNSELYDVAKTLIELGANVNAYRPARHAGTPLHHAAKRGLENTVKLLLSHGANPLVLNDDCQTPLEVARVKGFSNVVRAIESHICLFSGWMREFYGPAILDLFAPQLLSRRVWVVIVPTGSRNPAKPFKLELVVYASLQDAQPRTVMPLWKANLEEPKGKQSDTSVMIVDNSTIPSRRRQRRRACASHGRRRPQVVRQTRLKLAPSIEGDGQQLKWFCDACKGIPQPAHPPVFLQTAPSAPPLHPAMSDTPDINHHSIGEASSSSAPLPPTPTPSGKASTSGFNSHESVTVHEPSPSAPPLADEDMETVEEGPIHYPTIDSTPVDVPSPSSLPASTDGEKKDDGSSGQCSICLDAPSEAVCVPCGHVAGCMSCLTEIKAKKWGCPVCRAKIDQIIKLYRV